A single genomic interval of Megalobrama amblycephala isolate DHTTF-2021 linkage group LG17, ASM1881202v1, whole genome shotgun sequence harbors:
- the tecrl2b gene encoding trans-2,3-enoyl-CoA reductase-like 2b isoform X1 yields MECLDLRDLFTVAHFIKARCDHGLKAGATKDKNYVFFEVEILDPKSKAQLCYLDKVEPNATIAEIKTLLHKIYPKFYPSRQALKLHPEGKALSDDDVLEDLPVGTTATMFFQDLGPQIGWTMVFLAECLGPLFIYLLFYYRLPYIYRHEYDYTQSPLKVVKLACWCHSLHYIKKLVETIFIHRFSDGTLPLRTIMLLCLYYWGFASWQAYYINHPLYTPPSYGRLQIYSALAMFLVCEIGNLSVHLILNRISCNGSRPTEIPYPTKNPFTWLFFFVSCPNYTYEVGSWISFTVMTQCLPVGVFTFLGFIQMTIWAREKHKTYTQQFKDYPDLRTAIIPLFF; encoded by the exons ATGGAATGTCTGGACTTAAGGGATCTCTTCACCGTAGCACATTTCATAAAGGCCAGGTGTGACCACGGCCTGAAAGCTGGTGCAACCAAGGATAAGAATTATGTCTTTTTTGAGGTGGAGATCCTGGACCCCAAGAGCAAGGCGCAACTCTGCTACCTGGATAAG GTGGAGCCCAATGCCACAATCGCAGAGATCAAGACATTGCTGCACAAAATTT ATCCCAAGTTTTATCCATCAAGACAGGCACTGAAGCTGCATCCTG aggGAAAGGCGCTCAGTGATGATGATGTGCTGGAGGATTTACCAGTTGGCACGACCGCAACAATGTTCTTTCAGGACCTCGGCCCACAGATAGGTTGGACTATG GTATTTCTGGCAGAATGTCTTGGGCCGCTTTTCATTTACCTGCTATTCTACTATCGGCTTCCATACATCTACAGGCATGAGTATGACTACACCCAAAGTCCACTGAAAGTTGTCAA ACTGGCTTGCTGGTGCCActctcttcattacattaagaAGCTTGTGGAAACTATTTTTATCCATCGCTTTTCTGACGGAACATTACCTTTACGCACCATCATGCTG CTCTGTCTGTACTACTGGGGATTTGCATCATGGCAGGCATATTACATCAACCATCCACTCTACACACCACCAA GCTATGGGAGACTCCAAATCTACTCCGCACTGGCAATGTTTTTG GTCTGTGAGATTGGCAATCTCTCCGTTCATCTGATTCTGAATCGAATCAGCTGTAATG GGTCCAGGCCTACAGAGATTCCTTATCCCACAAAGAATCCATTCACTTGGCTGTTTTTCTTCGTGTCCTGCCCAAACTACACATATGAG GTGGGATCATGGATCAGCTTCACAGTCATGACACAGTGTCTTCCAG TTGGAGTTTTCACATTTTTGGGGTTTATTCAGATGACTATATGGGCTCGGGAAAAGCATAAAACCTACACCCAGCAATTCAAAGACTATCCTGACCTGAGAACGGCCATCATTCCACTCTTCTTCTAG
- the tecrl2b gene encoding trans-2,3-enoyl-CoA reductase-like 2b isoform X2 has product MAYSAHMDMLDENINSFRGWESIVWHGFHLEDWKRHGVINRVAYFEVEILDPKSKAQLCYLDKVEPNATIAEIKTLLHKIYPKFYPSRQALKLHPEGKALSDDDVLEDLPVGTTATMFFQDLGPQIGWTMVFLAECLGPLFIYLLFYYRLPYIYRHEYDYTQSPLKVVKLACWCHSLHYIKKLVETIFIHRFSDGTLPLRTIMLLCLYYWGFASWQAYYINHPLYTPPSYGRLQIYSALAMFLVCEIGNLSVHLILNRISCNGSRPTEIPYPTKNPFTWLFFFVSCPNYTYEVGSWISFTVMTQCLPVGVFTFLGFIQMTIWAREKHKTYTQQFKDYPDLRTAIIPLFF; this is encoded by the exons ATGGCCTATTCTGCTCATATGGACATGCTGGATGAAAACAttaattctttcagaggctGGGAATCAATTGTGTGGCATGGATTTCACTTGGAGGACTGGAAGAGACATGGAGTCATTAATAGAGTTGCCTATTTTGAG GTGGAGATCCTGGACCCCAAGAGCAAGGCGCAACTCTGCTACCTGGATAAG GTGGAGCCCAATGCCACAATCGCAGAGATCAAGACATTGCTGCACAAAATTT ATCCCAAGTTTTATCCATCAAGACAGGCACTGAAGCTGCATCCTG aggGAAAGGCGCTCAGTGATGATGATGTGCTGGAGGATTTACCAGTTGGCACGACCGCAACAATGTTCTTTCAGGACCTCGGCCCACAGATAGGTTGGACTATG GTATTTCTGGCAGAATGTCTTGGGCCGCTTTTCATTTACCTGCTATTCTACTATCGGCTTCCATACATCTACAGGCATGAGTATGACTACACCCAAAGTCCACTGAAAGTTGTCAA ACTGGCTTGCTGGTGCCActctcttcattacattaagaAGCTTGTGGAAACTATTTTTATCCATCGCTTTTCTGACGGAACATTACCTTTACGCACCATCATGCTG CTCTGTCTGTACTACTGGGGATTTGCATCATGGCAGGCATATTACATCAACCATCCACTCTACACACCACCAA GCTATGGGAGACTCCAAATCTACTCCGCACTGGCAATGTTTTTG GTCTGTGAGATTGGCAATCTCTCCGTTCATCTGATTCTGAATCGAATCAGCTGTAATG GGTCCAGGCCTACAGAGATTCCTTATCCCACAAAGAATCCATTCACTTGGCTGTTTTTCTTCGTGTCCTGCCCAAACTACACATATGAG GTGGGATCATGGATCAGCTTCACAGTCATGACACAGTGTCTTCCAG TTGGAGTTTTCACATTTTTGGGGTTTATTCAGATGACTATATGGGCTCGGGAAAAGCATAAAACCTACACCCAGCAATTCAAAGACTATCCTGACCTGAGAACGGCCATCATTCCACTCTTCTTCTAG